AGCTTTTGGGCACGTCAGAAGAACCGGCTAGGGCTCGAGTTCATCGATGCGAAGCAGTACCCATTTCAATTCAGCGTTAAACAACCTGGCTTGTTCGTCATCGTGATTGATGCCTCTTCCGCCACGGTTGATCGAGGTCAACGGCAGTGGCTTGAGCAAGCACTGACCTCAGAGTCCAGATCTTCCGACGATTGCTGTGTAGTGATGGGACATCTCCCACTGACCGCGATCAGTCATGGTCGGGATCGTGCCGGTGAGTGCATCGAAGACGCCGTGAACCTCACCGATTTAATGCAACGTCATCGGGTAGACCTCTATCTCTCAGGACATCACCACGCCTGGTATCCAGGCGAACTCAGGGGACAGCGATTGCTCAGTCTTGGTGCTATGGGAAACGGACCTCGTCGATTGTTAGGGACGCAACGCACATCTGATCCGAGCCTCACACTGCTTGATCTTTTTCCAGCCACAAAAACAGTGCGTGAAACCACATTCAGCTTGAAAACATTGGAGCCCATCAGCCTTAACTCCCTACCAAAGCAATTGAGCTCAAAATCGTTTCCAACTTTGGATCGGCGTGACACCAGCTGGTCCTATGGCTCTTAAAGACGCTTCCCCTCTGAGTAATACATAAAAAAGCCCCCACCAATCGGCGGGGGCTTTCTAGTTCAGTTGATCTGAACTTTGGTTGGTTTCCAGATCAACCGATTGCAGGTGCCTGAAGAGCCACAGGTGTGGACTCAACAGTTGCAAGGTCGAGGGGGAAGTTATGAGCGTTGCGCTCGTGCATCACTTCCATGCCGAGACCGGCACGGTTCACCATGTCGGCCCAGGTGTTCAGGACGCGGCCCTGACTATCAAGGATGGACTGGTTGAAGTTGAAGCCGTTCAGGTTGAAGGCCATGGTTGACACGCCCATGGACGTAAACCAGATGCCGACAACAGGCCAGGCTCCAAGCAAGAAGTGAAGGCTACGGCTGTTGTTGAAGGAGGCGTATTGGAAGATCAGGCGACCGAAGTAGCCGTGAGCAGCCACGATGTTGTACGTCTCTTCTTCTTGGCCGAACTTGTAGCCATAGTTGTGGGACTCGTTCTCGGTTGTTTCACGAACCAAGGAGGAGGTCACCAGTGAGCCATGCATGGCGGAGAACAGTGAACCACCGAACACACCAGCAACTCCCAGCATGTGGAAGGGGTGCATCAGGATGTTGTGCTCAGCCTGGAACACCAACATGAAGTTGAAGGTTCCAGAGATGCCCAAAGGCATGCCATCAGAGAACGAACCCTGACCGAAGGGATACACCAGGAAAACAGCCATGGCTGCAGACAGCGGAGCGCTGTATGCAACACAGATCCAAGGGCGCATGCCCAAGCGGTAGGAAAGTTCCCACTGACGGCCCATATAGGCCGAAATACCAATCAGGAAGTGGAAAACAACCAGCTGATAGGTGCCGCCGTTGTAGAGCCACTCATCGAGTGAGGCAGCATCCCAAATTGGGTAGAAGTGCAAGCCAATGGCGTTGCTGGAAGGAACAACAGCACCAGAAATGATGTTGTTGCCATAAAGCAGTGAGCCAGCGACAGGCTCGCGGATGCCGTCGATATCAACCGGAGGTGCGGCGATGAAAGCGACGATGAAGCAGGTGGTAGCGGCAAGCAGACAAGGAATCATCAGCACACCAAACCAACCGATATAAATACGGTTGTTGGTATCTGTGACCCACTGACAAAAGCTTTGCCAGCTGCTTAAGCGACCGCTGCGAACGGCAGTAGCCATGAGAAAAAAATAAGAACGGGATCGATCACTCCATCCTTAAAAGGACAAATGATCGAGCTCAAGATGATGAAAAGACCTCCACAATTCAAGAGAAACAAACGGATCTCATCATCTCGACAACATTGTTCATGACAACTTCATGAATTGTTCATGAAGTTGTGTCAAGCACCCGCGTATCTCTGCGTTTTGAGCCATTCCTTTGCCTGATCGGCAAAACCGGAGAGATCCAAGCGTTCACGCTCTGCAGCCTTCGCCACCAACAACGGTGCCTGACGCTTGAGATCGTCCAAATCAGGCTGGGTAACTCCGGCATTCAGAGCCATCCAATCAGCCATTGATGCGCCCACAACTCTTGTGAGATAAGCAGCGCTGAGGCCTTGAATCAAACCTGCCGCCAACCAAGTACCACCGTCAAGTTTGGCCATGCCAAGCAAGGCTTGACCACTCCACTCCACAACGCCCTGCCCAAGAGCTGCAGTCCCCAATTGGCGCGCCACAACCTGCAACACCTCAGAGCTCCAGGAGCAGCCCCAGATCTCAGCCATTTCCTTCACCATCAGGCCATTCACTACAGCCACAGCAAGAAGATCAACGCTTGGAACAGGGGAGGCAATCACCACACCCGCCACAATCCACTGACTCCGTTGAAGCAGGGAGCGGAATCGCTCACGACGCAACTGTTCTAGTTCTGCTTGCCAACGGCGATGAAGTGAAGTCAACAGGCGTTGCTTGGTGATCTCGCGGCTCCGAGACGGTTGGGCAAAATGACGTCGCACTGGAAGCAAGCCCCGCCGTAGATCAGCTGACTCCCCGCTCCAGAACAACAGTCGATCGCACCATGGCTTAGGTAACTGACAACTCAAGGCCTCCTGTCGTGCTTCACGAGAGTCGTGGACAGAATCCTTGATCAGCAACCAAGCAGGTTGATCCGTGGGCAATTGTTCCAGCC
The Synechococcus sp. CC9311 DNA segment above includes these coding regions:
- a CDS encoding metallophosphoesterase codes for the protein MSPSFLHAVQAAPNQKTFESVAVLERGNLRLALISDLNGPYGSTIYSPTVATGFDLLSELKPDLVLCAGDMVAGQKISLTDSQLEAMWSSFQSTILNPLLQQGIGMIPTMGNHDASSQKWSSQYVFARERHQAESFWARQKNRLGLEFIDAKQYPFQFSVKQPGLFVIVIDASSATVDRGQRQWLEQALTSESRSSDDCCVVMGHLPLTAISHGRDRAGECIEDAVNLTDLMQRHRVDLYLSGHHHAWYPGELRGQRLLSLGAMGNGPRRLLGTQRTSDPSLTLLDLFPATKTVRETTFSLKTLEPISLNSLPKQLSSKSFPTLDRRDTSWSYGS
- the psbA gene encoding photosystem II q(b) protein, which produces MATAVRSGRLSSWQSFCQWVTDTNNRIYIGWFGVLMIPCLLAATTCFIVAFIAAPPVDIDGIREPVAGSLLYGNNIISGAVVPSSNAIGLHFYPIWDAASLDEWLYNGGTYQLVVFHFLIGISAYMGRQWELSYRLGMRPWICVAYSAPLSAAMAVFLVYPFGQGSFSDGMPLGISGTFNFMLVFQAEHNILMHPFHMLGVAGVFGGSLFSAMHGSLVTSSLVRETTENESHNYGYKFGQEEETYNIVAAHGYFGRLIFQYASFNNSRSLHFLLGAWPVVGIWFTSMGVSTMAFNLNGFNFNQSILDSQGRVLNTWADMVNRAGLGMEVMHERNAHNFPLDLATVESTPVALQAPAIG
- a CDS encoding YcjF family protein, with the translated sequence MPVPSISTIKLIPSIAGKLALAGGTLAFGSWLFSDLVHLPGGGAGFLALGAGIWWVSRSSRPAQFSEPSSIPGWIRRCEKVLAQFTELELSLGLDGLRSPREQELDRLKAQHSPLSVGVVTSEGGTHPSTSELHTALEGSHSLELCIAKPLPVVADAWSWPQELESLDVILYGLPMPLRAADLLRLEQLPTDQPAWLLIKDSVHDSREARQEALSCQLPKPWCDRLLFWSGESADLRRGLLPVRRHFAQPSRSREITKQRLLTSLHRRWQAELEQLRRERFRSLLQRSQWIVAGVVIASPVPSVDLLAVAVVNGLMVKEMAEIWGCSWSSEVLQVVARQLGTAALGQGVVEWSGQALLGMAKLDGGTWLAAGLIQGLSAAYLTRVVGASMADWMALNAGVTQPDLDDLKRQAPLLVAKAAERERLDLSGFADQAKEWLKTQRYAGA